CTGCGACTGGATCGGGTGGTAGCCCGCGCCCTCGGGGTCGGCCCAGGGGTCGAGGTAAATCAGCAGCCGCTGCACACGGTAGGGCTCGGCGACGATGGCGTAGAAGATGCCCACGCCCGAAAGCGCTGCGGCGGGGATGAGCGTCCAAAGCCGCATGCCGCCGGCGATGAGCAGGACGATCGCGACCGCGCCGACGAGCACGCCCGTGCCCAGGTCCTGCTTGACGATGAGGAAGCACGCCCCGCCGATGAGGAGGAGCGGCGGCACGACGCCGGCGAAGAGCTTGTGCATGACGCCGCGCCGCCGGGCGCACCACCACGCGATCGCCAGCACCATCGCCCACTTGAGAAGCTCGCTGGGCTGGAAGGTGAACGACCCGACCTTGAGCCAGCGCGCCGCGCCGTTGACCTCGTGCCCGACGCCGGGGATGAGTGTGAGCACCTGCAGCGTGATCGCGAGGAGGACGAAGAGCAGCACCGGGCTGACCCAGCCCTTGTGCTTGAACAGCTCGGCGACGTTGATGCGCGACGCGACCAGCATCACCACGATCGCGAGCCCGGCGAAGAGCGTGTGCTTGGTCATGAACATCGCCCAGGGCCCGCCGTCCGCCAGCGGGTGGGTGATGGGCGCGATCTCGCTGCCGACCGCGCCGACGTTCGCCCCGGCCGAGTGGACCATGAGCACGCCCAGCCCGAGCAGGGCCGCGACACAGGCAATCAAGATATGCGCAGACCGCACCATAAGAGGGGTTATCGGTTCGGGTTCGGGGCCGGTGTGAATTGTACGCGCCGGGGCCTGGGCGTTGGTTGCGCTGCGGAATCGCGGCAACACGAGACGCCCCGAAGCCCACCCTCTTCAAGGGGGGTGCAAGTCCCACGGATGCAATCCGTGGGCTTCGACGCCCTCAAAACCCGACCCCGGCTCCGAGCGTATCCTTATACACCACTCATCCCCCTCTTTTGCCGGAGCTCCCCGTGCCACGACCGACGCTATTCGCCCTCTCGATGACCGCCGCCCTCGCCGCCTGTTCGACGGGCAGTTCACCCGCCAACGGCAAACTTGCCAAGCAAGACCACCCGCTTGCCGACCAGCCCGTCGCCCTGCCCAACGCCAAGCCCGCCGGGTCGGTCGACCTCCCACGCCACCCCGCGATCAGCCCCGACGGCCAGACGGTCACCTTCTCGTGGCGCGGCGACCTCTGGCGCGTCCCCGCCCAAGGCGGCACCGCGCAGCGACTCACCGCACACCCCGGCAACGACTCCACCAGCGTCTGGAGCCCCGACGGCACACAGATCGCCTTCAACTCCGACCGCTCGGGCTACGGCAACGTCCACCTCATGGACGCCGACGGCGGGAACGTCACCCAAATCACACACGAAGACCACTTCCTCTGGCTCCACGACTGGTCCCCCGCCGGCGAAGGCGACCGGCTCACCGTCGCGGGCTACGTCGAGGGCGATGTCCACCGCGCGCCAAGGCCCTACAGCGTCTCCATCCATGGCGGGCCCATCGCGCGGCTCCACGACGCGTTTGGCCGACAGAGCGCCGTCAGCCCGGACGGCAAGCATGTCGTCTTCGTGCGCGGCGGGTCGTCGTGGAACCGGCCCTTCATCGTCAACTCCGACAACCGCGACCTCTGGGTCTACGACACGGACGCCGGCACGTTCACCCAGCTCACCGACAACCTCGGCAACGACGGCCGACCCAAGTGGATCGACAACGACACCGTCGCCTACCTGTCGGCACGTCCACCCGCGCGCGTCAACCTCTACCGGATCGACCTGGGCCAGGACGACGACAACGCGACCGCGCTGACCGCGTTTAGCGATGATGATGTGCGCGGGTTCGATGTCGCGCGCGACGGCTCGATGGCTGTGGTGCAGGTGTGGGACACGCTGTACACCGTCGATCTGACGCAGCCCGGCGCGCAGCCCGCTGCCGTGACGATCAACGCACCGGCCGACCTCGACGACACCGTCGCGGTCGAGGCCCTCGCCGGCGAAAGCGACGAGGCCGCGCTCTCGCCCGACGGCAAGGTCATGGCCACCACGATCCACGGCGACCTCTTCATCCGCACCGTCGATAGCGAAGACCCGCCCCAGCGCATCACCAACACCGCCGCCCGCGAGATGACCCCCGTCTGGTCGCCCGACGGCGTCTCGCTCTACTTCGTCTCCGACACCGACGGCACACTCAGCATCTACCAAGCCAACGTCACCCTCACCCGCGAAGCAGTCGAAGCCGCACTCAAGCCGGCGGAAGTCGAGGAAGAAGCGGAAGAGACGGAAGAGGCGGAGGAAAATGAAACCGCGGAGGACGCCGAGGACGCAGAGCAAGGCGCGGAGGACGCAACCGACGCGTCGCACGCGGCGGAAGGCGAAGAAGAAAACGCTGACGAAGCCGACACGGACGAACAAGGCGATGACGAAGACGCGGAAGAAGAAGCCGAGGAAGACGCCGGCCCCGACCCCGCCGACTGGCACGGCGCACTACGCTTCGAGATCACCCCCGTTGTCCAGACCGCGCACCACGACAGCGACCCCTCCCCCGCGCCCGACGGGACGACCCTCGCGTTCCGGCGCGGCAACGGCGATGTCTACCTCCTCGACCTTGCCACCGGCGAAGAACGACTGTTCCTCGAATCATGGGACACCGGCATGCACTGGAGCTGGAGCCCCGACAGCACGCACCTCGCGCTGAGCTACGAAGACCAGGACCACAACGCCGACATCTGGGTCGGCCCCGCCGACGGCAGCGCCGAACTGGTCAACATCACCAAGCACCCGGCGGGCGACTACCTGCCCTCGTGGTCCGCCGACGGCCGAATCCTCGCGTTCACTTCGTTCCGAAACGACGACCAGGGCGACGTCTTCGCCGTGTACCTCGACGAAGACCTCGAGACCTACACCGCCCAGCAGCTCTCCGACTACTACGAAGAAGCGGGGAACGCAGCGAAAAAACTCGAACCGCTAGGGACTGGTCGCTTAAGCGACCAGTCCGAGGAGGTTGAACCTGACGAACCCGCATTCACCCTCGCGCTCGACGACGCCTACCTCCGCCTGCGCCGCCTGACCCGCAGCAGCGGCACGGAGTGGAACGTCCGCATCCTCCCCTCGGGCGGGCAGGTCGCCTACACCCGAGGCAGCACCGCGTACGTCGTCGGATGGGACGGCAGCGGCGAGAAGCAGGTCGCCGAGGGCGTCGACCCCCAGCACCTTTCGCTCACCGGCAATGCGCTCGTCGCGCTGCGCCGCGGCACGCCCGCCACCCTCGCGATCCCGGGCGGCAGCGCGACCGATGTCAGCTTCCCCGGCACGATCCGCGTCGATCGGCACGCCGCCAACCGCCAACGCTTCATCGAGGCCAGCCGCGCGATCAGCATGCAGTTCTACGACCCGACCTACAAGGGCATGGACTGGGACGCCATCACGCAGAAGTACACCCGGCTCGCCGAGCGCGCCTGGACACCCGACGAGTTCAACGACATCGCCAACCAGTACCTCGGCCTGCTCGACGCCTCGCACATGGGCATCCGAACGCCCGCCCCCGCCAACCCCGTCCGGCAGGCCAACGGCTACCTCGGCGCACGCTACGAGCGCACCGACGCCGGCTTCGAAATCGTCGAGATCTACGACCAGACCCCCGCGGCCGAGGGCCTCATGCGCCTCCACGTCGGCGACGTCATCACCCACATCGACTTCGAGCCGCTCGAAGCAAGCGACACCGTCAACGCAAGACTCGTCGGCCGCGTCAACCGCGAAACCGCGATCACCGTCCTCCGCTCCCCCGAGCACCTCCCCGCCCGGCCTGGTCACTTTAGTGACCAGGAAGACCCCGCAGAAAACGAAGAAAACCCCGACAACCCACCCGAAAACCAAGACCCCAACGCCCCACGCGAAGTCATCCTCCTCATCACCCCCATCAGCCACGGCCAGCTCGAAAACCTCCGCTACGACAACTGGCAGCTCAACAACAAAGCGCTCGTCAACGAATGGTCCGACGGCCAACTCGGCTACATCCACATCCGCTCGATGGGCGCGGCCTCGCTCGCCGACTTCGAACGCGACCTCTACGCCGCCTGCGAGGGCAAGCTCGGCATGGTCGTCGACGTCCGCGACAACGGCGGGGGCTGGACCACCGACCGGCTGCTCGCCTCGATCATGACCCGCCGACACGCCTACACCGTCCCCCGCGGCGCGGACCCCACCCGTACCAACTCGTACCCCAACGACCGGCTATTCATCGCGCGCTACAACCTCCCCATGAACGCGCTATGCAACGAGAAATCCTTCTCCAACGCCGAGATCTTCTCGCACGCCTTCAAGACGCTCGAGCGCGGCACCCTCGTCGGCAACACCACCGCCGGCGGCGTGATCTCGACGGGCAGCTACTCCCTGCTCGACGGCACCACCGTCCGCATCCCCTTCCGCGGCTGGTACCTCACCGACGGCACGGACATGGAGAACAACGGCGCCGAGCCCGACCTCATGGTGATCCAAACCCCCGAACACGAAGCCGCCAACGAAGACCCGCAGCTCCAGGCCGCCGTCGAAGACCTGCTCGGGCGGATCGGGGAGTGAGGTGCAGGGTCTAGAGTCTAGGGTCTAGGGTCTAGGGTCTAGGGTCTAGGGTCTAGGGTCTAGGGTCTAGGGTCTAGGGTCTAGGGTCTAGGGTCTAGGGTCTAGGGTCTAGGGTCTAGGGTCTAGGGTCTAGGGTCTAGGGTCTAGGGTCTAGGGTCTAGGAATCCTATACGGGACGGACTGGTTGCTTTAGCAACCAGTCCAGCCCTCAATTTCCCACCTCTTGCCGCAGCCACGACACCCCCTCCGCGCTCAACACACCCTGCATATCGCCCGCGCGCAGCGCTCGGGCGATCGCCTCCAGCGATGCGGCCGCGTCGTCATAGACAATGCTGTGACAAATATCGCCCGCCTCAAGCCGTGCCTGAGCCCCGCGAAGGTGCGGATCGACCGGCGCAAGCCCCGCCACCACCACCGCATGCGTCGGCCGATCGCTCTTCGCCAGCGCCCCTGCCACATCGTCGTATCCGTTGCCTGCCACCTGCGCCGACACCACAAAGCGCAGGTAGTCCACGAGCTTTTCGAACATCACCGGGAACGAAGACACCGCGATGTCCGCGCACGACTGCGTGACTCCCCCGCCGCGTTCGACAAACCCGACGACCCGTGCCCGACTCAGCACCCCTTCCGCGCCGGCATCGAACCTGTCCACAAACGCCAGCCGGTCGCTCAGCCCGATCGACCCCGCGCCGCGGTTGACCTGCGCACCGATCGTCCCAGCGCCGTCTCCCCCCGAATCCCGAGACCCGAAACCCGAGGCCCCGACCTGCACCGCCGAGAACAAACGCGGGACAAACCCCGCCAGCCCGTCGGGGCCGTACTCCAGCTCCCCGATCAGCCCCACCCCCGCGCGCATGGCCCACTCGCGATCGCTTGGCAGCACCCACCGCTCCAACGAAAACGGATACACCAGCCCCGCAAGACTCGCGCCATCCTTCTTCTCCCCCTCACCCGCAGGCGCATACAGCACCGCACACCCCCCGGGCGCAACGCCCGGCGACTGCCCCGCCAACCACAACGCCATCATGTGCGACAAGTCCATCCGCGCAGTTTACAGGCTGCGGCCCACGGACCGCCGACGCCGACGCGCGGCCCACAGCCCGCCGACCAGCAGCGCCAGCGACCCGGGCTCGGGCACGTCCGGCCCTGATGGCGTCCCGGCACCCCAGTTCGCCTGCACGATAGCGAGGTCCGACTGGCCCACCAGCCCGTCGCCCGACAGGTCCGCGCCGGTCCCGGCCGCGAGCCCATCGCCCCACTGGGCGAGCAGGACATCGAGGTCCGCCGCGCCGACAAACCCGTCGCCATCGACATCGCCGGCATGCGCGACCGTGAGCAGCAGGTCGGCCGCGTCGTACACCAGACGCCACTGCGTCGCGTTGCCCAGGTCGAGCCCGAGCACGGTATCAAACACACCTTCGATCGGGTTGTTGCCATCCACGATGACGACCGTCGTCCCCACGGCGTAGGGGGCCGAAACACTGGGCGTCTGGAGGTCGAGCGTCGCGCCCGCCTCGATGGTGAAGTCGCGCAGGGTACGCAGGCGGTCGTGCAGCGGGCCGTCGGTGAACTCCACCTCAAAGCTTGAGCCGGCCTCGAGGGTGAGGTCGCGGTCGAACTGGAGCCGGCCGTAGCGCCCGAGGCTCGGGTCGCCCGGCGCGAGGGTGCCGGCGACCAAGGTCGGGAGCGACATCCGCCCGCCGCCGCCCGACCGCAGCGCCCCGTTGACGCGGAGCGGGTCGGTGAGGTTGCTCGCGGTGTTGAGCCGGGTGCGCAGGAACACATCATCTACCTCGAGCACGCCGCCGGTAAATCCGGTGAGGGTGTTATTGCCGGCACTGGACAGATTGCCCAGTGAGGCCACCGCCGTGCCTGCCTCGATGAGGACCGTGCCGGCGATCGTGACGTCGGCCCCGGCGAGGTCGATACTGCCGTTGAGGACGTTCGATCCGCCCGACGAGTTCGTGAAATACACTTCTGCGTTGGTCGCCGTCAGCGAGCCCGTCGCCGACTGCGACATGCCGATGAACCGCAGGTCCGCCCCGCTATCGACACTCAGCAGGCCGTGGTTCACGAACCCGGTGGACAGGATAAACGTCTCGTCCACGGCGAACACGATCGTGCCGTGGTTGGTCAAAGCGCTCACGCCCGACCAATCGACCGTCTCATCGACCAGCGTCGTGTTGACCGTCCCGTGGTTGGTAAACCGTGTGTCATTGCTCTCGATGTCGAGGACAAGCGAGTCGATCGTGGACCCGGCGTTATTGATGAGGTGTGCGTTGTCATGCAACCCCACCTCGTTGACCGCGCCGGCCGCGAGCCCCGCGCCGACCTCGAGCGTGCCGTCGTCCAGGACTGTGTAGTAGCGTGGCACACTCGGGCCGTCGATACGGAAGGTCCCGCCCCCCAACACCGTCAGCCCGCTCCCGGCCGCGATCCCGCCCGCGCCGATGGTCAGCTCGCCGTCGTAGTCGATCACGAGGTGGCCCGGGTCACCCGCGTGGTTGTCGTGGATCGTCAAGCGGTCGAGCGCGAGTGTCGGCGCCGAGTGGATCCGCCACGTCCCGGCGTCGATCGTCCGGACATCGTGTAGATCGACGGCCGTGTCGCTCAGGTCGAGCTCGAAATTCGATGTCCGGTTGATCGTGAACGTGCCGCCGACACGGAGCGCGCCGTCCAGCGCGAGCGTGTTCACCAGCCGCAGCGAGATGTCGCCGTCGGTGTCGATCGACCCGGGCCCGGTAAGTGTGCCGCCACCGCGGTAGGTCACGTTCAGCGACGAGTCGCCGTTGCCCGCGAAGGTGCCATCCCAGTTGTCGAGGTTCGAGATAAACAGCTCCAGAGTCCCGTCGCCCGACGACAGAACACCCGTCCCCTCCAGGTCGCGCACCTCAAGCAGCGCCGAGCCCGCCCCCATCGACACCAGCCCGTCGTTCTGCATCAGGCCGTACAGCAGGGCCGACGCACCATCCCCCAGCAGCATCGACGCCCCGGCCATATTGTGCGTCAGCCCCTCGTCGCCCAGCCCGTTGGGCGGGCGCGAGATTTCCGCACCGTCGGCCAGACGCAGCACGCCGACATTCGTAATCGTCTCGTTGAAACTGCCGCCGGTGAGTGTGACATCCTCGACAAACGTCACGCCGATCCCCGGGCCGAAGTCCACGTTCATCCCGCCCGAGTTGTGGATCGTGAGGTCGACCACGCCGCCCGCAATTCGCCGGAAAGTAGGCGCGCCGCTGGCGGCGAGGTCGCTGATGCTGATGGGCCCGTTGAAGGAATCGACCGAGACGCGCGCGTCCTGCTCCATCACAAGCGCGCCCGTGCCGGTGTATCCACCGCGCAGGATCAGGTGCTGATCGACCAGCCGCAGCGTGCCATTGTTCTCGATCATCGCCGAGCCCAGCAGGGTCATGTCGGAGAAGTTGCCGGCCGGGCCGTACGTGCTCTGAAACGCGAGCTCCGCGCCGTGAGCGATGAAGAAGTCGTTCCCGGTGGACCAGTCGAACGCGGCGGCCCGGTTGTCCAACACAACCGTACCCGCCTGGACATCGACCGCGCCGCTGCCGACCACCCGCGCCGCCACGGTGGAGACGGCCGAGGTGTTGTGCGTCAGCGTGCCGTTGTTGATGAGCCCGATGGAGCTGGTCGTCCAGGGCCGCACATCCCAGCCCGCGATCGCGTCGAGCCCGACCGTCCCGGCGTTGCTGATCTGGTTGGCACGGATGTCTGCGGTCGCATCGCGGTTGATCGTCGTGTCGTCGCCGACGACCAGCGCCGCGGTGAACAGGGCCGCGTCGGCCCCGAGCGAGAGTGTCCCGGCGCCCGACGCGCCGACATGCGTCTCCATGTCCACCCGCAGCGTGCCGCCCACCCCGATGCCAAACGTATCGCCAAAGTCCTCGCCCGCCGCGAGCACAAGGTCCTCGCCGGTCAGCCGGAACGTTGAGCCGCCCGCGATGTTGAACGTGCCCGCGTTGCCCGCGACCTGGCCGGCCGTCAACGTGCCGCCGTTGAGATTGAACGTGCCGCTCGCAGAGTTGGTCAGCGTGCTGACCGTCGTCGTGCCGCTGATCTGCGTGTACGTCCCCGCGTTGGTCAGCGCATCCGCCACGACCACGCCGCCGTCGAGCGTCAGCGAAAAGCCCGACGCCGTGCTCAGCGTGTCGCCGATGTCCCACTGGTCACCCGCGTTGAGCGTCGTGCTGGCGGCGATCACCTGCGACCCGCCCACACCCAGCGACCCCGCCGTCACCGTGAGCCCGCCCGA
The sequence above is a segment of the Phycisphaeraceae bacterium D3-23 genome. Coding sequences within it:
- a CDS encoding DUF5718 family protein, with amino-acid sequence MDLSHMMALWLAGQSPGVAPGGCAVLYAPAGEGEKKDGASLAGLVYPFSLERWVLPSDREWAMRAGVGLIGELEYGPDGLAGFVPRLFSAVQVGASGFGSRDSGGDGAGTIGAQVNRGAGSIGLSDRLAFVDRFDAGAEGVLSRARVVGFVERGGGVTQSCADIAVSSFPVMFEKLVDYLRFVVSAQVAGNGYDDVAGALAKSDRPTHAVVVAGLAPVDPHLRGAQARLEAGDICHSIVYDDAAASLEAIARALRAGDMQGVLSAEGVSWLRQEVGN
- a CDS encoding S41 family peptidase, with amino-acid sequence MPRPTLFALSMTAALAACSTGSSPANGKLAKQDHPLADQPVALPNAKPAGSVDLPRHPAISPDGQTVTFSWRGDLWRVPAQGGTAQRLTAHPGNDSTSVWSPDGTQIAFNSDRSGYGNVHLMDADGGNVTQITHEDHFLWLHDWSPAGEGDRLTVAGYVEGDVHRAPRPYSVSIHGGPIARLHDAFGRQSAVSPDGKHVVFVRGGSSWNRPFIVNSDNRDLWVYDTDAGTFTQLTDNLGNDGRPKWIDNDTVAYLSARPPARVNLYRIDLGQDDDNATALTAFSDDDVRGFDVARDGSMAVVQVWDTLYTVDLTQPGAQPAAVTINAPADLDDTVAVEALAGESDEAALSPDGKVMATTIHGDLFIRTVDSEDPPQRITNTAAREMTPVWSPDGVSLYFVSDTDGTLSIYQANVTLTREAVEAALKPAEVEEEAEETEEAEENETAEDAEDAEQGAEDATDASHAAEGEEENADEADTDEQGDDEDAEEEAEEDAGPDPADWHGALRFEITPVVQTAHHDSDPSPAPDGTTLAFRRGNGDVYLLDLATGEERLFLESWDTGMHWSWSPDSTHLALSYEDQDHNADIWVGPADGSAELVNITKHPAGDYLPSWSADGRILAFTSFRNDDQGDVFAVYLDEDLETYTAQQLSDYYEEAGNAAKKLEPLGTGRLSDQSEEVEPDEPAFTLALDDAYLRLRRLTRSSGTEWNVRILPSGGQVAYTRGSTAYVVGWDGSGEKQVAEGVDPQHLSLTGNALVALRRGTPATLAIPGGSATDVSFPGTIRVDRHAANRQRFIEASRAISMQFYDPTYKGMDWDAITQKYTRLAERAWTPDEFNDIANQYLGLLDASHMGIRTPAPANPVRQANGYLGARYERTDAGFEIVEIYDQTPAAEGLMRLHVGDVITHIDFEPLEASDTVNARLVGRVNRETAITVLRSPEHLPARPGHFSDQEDPAENEENPDNPPENQDPNAPREVILLITPISHGQLENLRYDNWQLNNKALVNEWSDGQLGYIHIRSMGAASLADFERDLYAACEGKLGMVVDVRDNGGGWTTDRLLASIMTRRHAYTVPRGADPTRTNSYPNDRLFIARYNLPMNALCNEKSFSNAEIFSHAFKTLERGTLVGNTTAGGVISTGSYSLLDGTTVRIPFRGWYLTDGTDMENNGAEPDLMVIQTPEHEAANEDPQLQAAVEDLLGRIGE
- a CDS encoding PEP-CTERM sorting domain-containing protein yields the protein MGVVPVAWAGGGVVWDPAGGVGDLADPTDWGGGVLPGPGDSVVFDTPGGSTTANLSLPALVVSGISIVSGDTTFDLGGGTYAGGLTGVGTGGGSAGVLVLDGTLSATSFELGDGAGSDVDWVVGADGAVTTTGAFTAMSDAVVLMDGGTLTAASLSLAAAIDFQAGAIVVNGGLTWAGLGSPGPITLDASRMLAVGQAFTSGAAGTLTLDGGVFSVGSFTAGSSLDYQSGGLTVTAGSLGVGGSQVIAASTTLNAGDQWDIGDTLSTASGFSLTLDGGVVVADALTNAGTYTQISGTTTVSTLTNSASGTFNLNGGTLTAGQVAGNAGTFNIAGGSTFRLTGEDLVLAAGEDFGDTFGIGVGGTLRVDMETHVGASGAGTLSLGADAALFTAALVVGDDTTINRDATADIRANQISNAGTVGLDAIAGWDVRPWTTSSIGLINNGTLTHNTSAVSTVAARVVGSGAVDVQAGTVVLDNRAAAFDWSTGNDFFIAHGAELAFQSTYGPAGNFSDMTLLGSAMIENNGTLRLVDQHLILRGGYTGTGALVMEQDARVSVDSFNGPISISDLAASGAPTFRRIAGGVVDLTIHNSGGMNVDFGPGIGVTFVEDVTLTGGSFNETITNVGVLRLADGAEISRPPNGLGDEGLTHNMAGASMLLGDGASALLYGLMQNDGLVSMGAGSALLEVRDLEGTGVLSSGDGTLELFISNLDNWDGTFAGNGDSSLNVTYRGGGTLTGPGSIDTDGDISLRLVNTLALDGALRVGGTFTINRTSNFELDLSDTAVDLHDVRTIDAGTWRIHSAPTLALDRLTIHDNHAGDPGHLVIDYDGELTIGAGGIAAGSGLTVLGGGTFRIDGPSVPRYYTVLDDGTLEVGAGLAAGAVNEVGLHDNAHLINNAGSTIDSLVLDIESNDTRFTNHGTVNTTLVDETVDWSGVSALTNHGTIVFAVDETFILSTGFVNHGLLSVDSGADLRFIGMSQSATGSLTATNAEVYFTNSSGGSNVLNGSIDLAGADVTIAGTVLIEAGTAVASLGNLSSAGNNTLTGFTGGVLEVDDVFLRTRLNTASNLTDPLRVNGALRSGGGGRMSLPTLVAGTLAPGDPSLGRYGRLQFDRDLTLEAGSSFEVEFTDGPLHDRLRTLRDFTIEAGATLDLQTPSVSAPYAVGTTVVIVDGNNPIEGVFDTVLGLDLGNATQWRLVYDAADLLLTVAHAGDVDGDGFVGAADLDVLLAQWGDGLAAGTGADLSGDGLVGQSDLAIVQANWGAGTPSGPDVPEPGSLALLVGGLWAARRRRRSVGRSL
- a CDS encoding putative peptidoglycan glycosyltransferase FtsW, yielding MVRSAHILIACVAALLGLGVLMVHSAGANVGAVGSEIAPITHPLADGGPWAMFMTKHTLFAGLAIVVMLVASRINVAELFKHKGWVSPVLLFVLLAITLQVLTLIPGVGHEVNGAARWLKVGSFTFQPSELLKWAMVLAIAWWCARRRGVMHKLFAGVVPPLLLIGGACFLIVKQDLGTGVLVGAVAIVLLIAGGMRLWTLIPAAALSGVGIFYAIVAEPYRVQRLLIYLDPWADPEGAGYHPIQSQLAFAQGGVPGSGLGNSIQKYFLPEDTTDFIFPVLVEELGIAGAAMVIGLFLAIIWIGLGVARDSKDTFSRLVALGILVTVGAQAVINIAVVTVVVPTKGIALPLVSAGGTGWVMTAFALGLVAAIDNANTIEAEKASTDSTEGEDGDEEEDKPKLRLTA